From a region of the Sesamum indicum cultivar Zhongzhi No. 13 linkage group LG3, S_indicum_v1.0, whole genome shotgun sequence genome:
- the LOC105156813 gene encoding probable E3 ubiquitin-protein ligase RHA4A: protein MDSPQSQSPPRQYPEAIQIKLYQAFIFSIPILFSVILFLLFYLFYLKRRASGISSTPPRLPRTIHDTNITTPSDSDLKNELNDKLCTVLFNEDMEARDSLCCVCLGEFEVKEELIQVPSCKHIFHIDCLRRWLLKNSTCPLCRSPVVSGNNSGSHHHQTPTSPANLMLVNRDSNNHQGGGTSATVTAFAA, encoded by the exons ATGGATTCACCTCAGTCCCAAAGCCCTCCTCGGCAATATCCTGAAGCAATCCAAATTAAGCTTTATCAGGCATTCATATTCTCCATTCCTATCCTCTTCTCagtcattctttttcttttgttctacTTGTTCTACCTCAAGCGAAGAGCTTCTGGTATCTCATCAACTCCACCTCGTCTTCCAAGGACTATCCATGATACTAACATCACAACA CCTTCTGATTCGGATTTGAAAAATGAGCTGAACGACAAGCTGTGCACAGTCTTGTTTAATGAAGATATGGAAGCAAGGGATTCACT GTGCTGTGTTTGCTTAGGAGAGTTTGAGGTGAAAGAAGAGCTGATTCAAGTTCCATCTTGCAAGCACATATTCCACATTGACTGCCTCCGGCGCTGGCTGCTCAAAAATTCAACTTGTCCACTTTGTAGGTCCCCTGTTGTCTCTGGCAATAACTCTGGATCCCACCACCATCAGACACCCACTTCTCCAGCCAACTTGATGCTTGTAAACAGAGACTCTAACAACCATCAAGGTGGCGGTACTTCTGCCACAGTGACTGCCTTTGCAGCATAG
- the LOC105156815 gene encoding uncharacterized protein LOC105156815 isoform X2, with translation MTSQAPSFILLFGFKLTVLIVFLQFLAATSSLCRTFCNNIPINYPFGIDDGCGAPQFRRILNCSATDLFFLTPSGSYKIQTIDYNKKTVVVFDPSMSTCSILQPHHDFIMTEIQYATIPPSPDTIFVLMNCSIDSPVLNHYRSLCFNFSGHSCDELYGSCTSFKLFHILSNATPPCCFTTYDTVKFMSMNILDCTHYTSVYNVDALKGVGPLDWLYGIKLSYSLPDLGCERCAKSGGTCGFDVETEGFVCICSTTTNATRDCGVSAINGGKSYGAPSLLGVFVLLLRAISNV, from the exons ATGACCTCTCAAGCTCCATCCTTTATACTACTTTTCGGGTTTAAACTTACAGTCTTGATCGTATTTCTACAGTTCTTGGCAGCCACCAGCTCTCTCTGCCGCACTTTCTGCAACAACATTCCCATTAACTATCCCTTCGGCATTGACGACGGCTGCGGCGCCCCCCAATTCCGCCGCATTCTCAACTGCTCTGCCACCGACCTCTTCTTCCTCACTCCCTCCGGTAGTTACAAAATCCAAACCATAGACTACAACAAGAAAACCGTCGTAGTATTCGACCCCTCCATGTCCACCTGCTCCATCCTCCAGCCTCACCACGACTTCATTATGACGGAAATCCAGTACGCCACCATTCCCCCGTCCCCGGACACTATTTTCGTCCTCATGAACTGCTCCATCGACTCGCCAGTGCTCAACCACTACAGGTCCCTATGCTTCAACTTCTCCGGCCACTCGTGTGACGAGCTCTACGGCAGCTGCACCTCCTTCAAGCTCTTCCACATTCTCTCAAATGCCACGCCACCGTGCTGCTTCACGACGTACGATACGGTGAAGTTCATGAGCATGAATATACTGGACTGCACGCATTATACTAGTGTGTATAATGTGGATGCGTTAAAGGGGGTTGGACCATTGGACTGGCTTTATGGGATTAAACTATCTTATAGCCTGCCTGATTTGGGATGTGAGAGGTGTGCCAAGTCGGGGGGGACTTGTGGGTTTGATGTTGAGACGGAAGGGTTCGTCTGCATTTGCTCTACCACCACCAATGCTACAAGAGACT GTGGAGTAAGTGCTATAAACGGAGGAAAGAGTTATGGAGCACCTTCATTGTTGGGAGTATTTGTTTTGCTTCTCAGAGCAATTTCGAATGTATAA
- the LOC105156812 gene encoding pentatricopeptide repeat-containing protein At1g09900, whose protein sequence is MELMVPTKQAHLNFCSFHYDIPEQTSTYTKDRIFHCSKLFSAIIPGLKKRGCRKQRGSGVKVLAVSVVETFGTNGRLRLSNVERSPHGKAQGQVQGNSSHSFQEFESNNYLRRLVRNGELEEGFKHLENMVCRGDIPDIIPCTSLIRGFCRIGKTKKATRVMEILEDSGAVPDVITYNVLISGYCKSGEIHNALKVLDRMSVAPDVVTYNTILRTLCDSGKLKQAMDVLNQQLQKECYPDVITYTILIEATCKESGVGQAMKLLDEMRSKGCKPDVVTYNVLINGICKEGRLDEAIKFLNNMPSYGCQPNVITHNIILRSMCSTGRWIDAEKMLAEMLRKGCSPSVVTFNILINFLCRKGLLGRAIDILEKMPKHGCTPNSLSYNPLLHGFCKEKKMDRAIEYLEIMVSRGCYPDIVTYNTLLTALCKDGKVDIAVEILNQLNSKGCSPVLITYNTVIDGLSKMGKTERAMQLLVEMRERGLKPDIITYSSLVGGLSREGKVEAAIKFFKELEGSGVRPNAITYNSIMLGLCKARQTDRAIDFLVYMVSKGCKPTESTYTILIEGLAYEGFTKEALELLNELCSRGVVKKSSADQVAVKF, encoded by the coding sequence ATGGAGTTAATGGTTCCCACCAAGCAAGCCCATCTAaatttttgctcatttcactATGATATACCTGAGCAAACCTCTACTTATACTAAAGATAGAATTTTTCACTGTTCTAAGTTGTTCTCTGCTATTATACCGGGTTTGAAGAAGCGAGGGTGTAGGAAACAAAGGGGCTCTGGCGTTAAGGTATTAGCTGTTTCAGTTGTTGAAACTTTTGGCACTAATGGTAGGTTAAGGTTGTCAAATGTCGAGAGAAGCCCACATGGCAAAGCACAAGGGCAAGTGCAAGGGAATTCATCTCATAGTTTTCAGGAATTTGAGAGTAATAACTACCTCCGCCGGTTGGTGAGGAATGGGGAGCTGGAGGAAGGGTTTAAGCATCTTGAAAACATGGTTTGTCGGGGTGACATTCCTGATATTATCCCATGTACAAGTTTGATTCGTGGGTTTTGTAGAATTGGGAAGACTAAGAAGGCTACGAGGgttatggaaattcttgagGACTCCGGAGCTGTTCCTGATGTTATAACTTATAATGTGTTGATTAGTGGGTATTGTAAGTCGGGGGAGATACATAATGCATTGAAGGTCCTGGACCGGATGAGTGTTGCTCCTGATGTTGTCACATATAATACAATTCTCCGTACTCTGTGTGATAGTGGGAAATTGAAACAAGCCATGGATGTTCTTAATCAGCAGCTGCAAAAGGAGTGCTACCCGGATGTGATAACTTACACGATTTTGATTGAAGCCACATGCAAGGAAAGTGGGGTGGGGCAGGCTATGAAACTCTTGGATGAAATGAGGAGCAAAGGATGTAAGCCAGATGTTGTTACTTATAATGTCCTTATAAATGGGATTTGCAAGGAAGGGAGGTTGGATGAGGCAATCAAGTTCTTGAATAATATGCCATCATATGGTTGCCAACCTAATGTTATCacacataatattatattgcGCAGTATGTGCAGTACAGGCAGGTGGATCGATGCTGAGAAAATGTTAGCTGAGATGCTTAGGAAAGGCTGTTCTCCTAGCGTTGTTAcgtttaatattttgattaatttcttATGTAGGAAAGGACTACTGGGCCGAGCAATTGATATTTTGGAGAAGATGCCTAAACATGGTTGCACCCCAAATTCCTTGAGCTATAATCCGTTACTTCATGGTTTCtgtaaagaaaagaagatgGATAGGGCTATTGAGTATCTAGAGATAATGGTTTCCCGGGGGTGTTATCCTGATATTGTGACGTATAATACATTGCTCACAGCTCTATGCAAAGATGGGAAGGTTGATATTGCAGTTGAAATTCTTAATCAGCTAAATAGTAAAGGTTGTTCACCTGTTTTGATTACCTACAATACAGTGATTGATGGGCTTTCCAAAATGGGAAAAACAGAACGAGCTATGCAGTTGTTGGTTGAGATGCGGGAAAGAGGTCTGAAACCTGATATCATTACCTACTCTTCACTTGTGGGAGGACTTAGTAGAGAAGGAAAGGTCGAAGCAGCCATCAAGTTCTTCAAAGAGTTGGAAGGTTCGGGGGTCAGGCCTAATGCTATCACCTACAACTCTATCATGTTAGGACTCTGCAAGGCTCGCCAAACAGATCGTGCCATTGATTTCTTGGTCTATATGGTATCAAAAGGATGCAAGCCTACTGAATCAACTTACACTATTCTCATTGAAGGTCTAGCTTATGAAGGCTTCACAAAAGAGGCTTTAGAGTTGTTGAATGAGCTTTGCTCTCGAGGAGTTGTGAAGAAAAGTTCTGCGGATCAGGTGGCGGTCAAATTTTAG
- the LOC105156815 gene encoding uncharacterized protein LOC105156815 isoform X1, translated as MTSQAPSFILLFGFKLTVLIVFLQFLAATSSLCRTFCNNIPINYPFGIDDGCGAPQFRRILNCSATDLFFLTPSGSYKIQTIDYNKKTVVVFDPSMSTCSILQPHHDFIMTEIQYATIPPSPDTIFVLMNCSIDSPVLNHYRSLCFNFSGHSCDELYGSCTSFKLFHILSNATPPCCFTTYDTVKFMSMNILDCTHYTSVYNVDALKGVGPLDWLYGIKLSYSLPDLGCERCAKSGGTCGFDVETEGFVCICSTTTNATRDCGGVSAINGGKSYGAPSLLGVFVLLLRAISNV; from the exons ATGACCTCTCAAGCTCCATCCTTTATACTACTTTTCGGGTTTAAACTTACAGTCTTGATCGTATTTCTACAGTTCTTGGCAGCCACCAGCTCTCTCTGCCGCACTTTCTGCAACAACATTCCCATTAACTATCCCTTCGGCATTGACGACGGCTGCGGCGCCCCCCAATTCCGCCGCATTCTCAACTGCTCTGCCACCGACCTCTTCTTCCTCACTCCCTCCGGTAGTTACAAAATCCAAACCATAGACTACAACAAGAAAACCGTCGTAGTATTCGACCCCTCCATGTCCACCTGCTCCATCCTCCAGCCTCACCACGACTTCATTATGACGGAAATCCAGTACGCCACCATTCCCCCGTCCCCGGACACTATTTTCGTCCTCATGAACTGCTCCATCGACTCGCCAGTGCTCAACCACTACAGGTCCCTATGCTTCAACTTCTCCGGCCACTCGTGTGACGAGCTCTACGGCAGCTGCACCTCCTTCAAGCTCTTCCACATTCTCTCAAATGCCACGCCACCGTGCTGCTTCACGACGTACGATACGGTGAAGTTCATGAGCATGAATATACTGGACTGCACGCATTATACTAGTGTGTATAATGTGGATGCGTTAAAGGGGGTTGGACCATTGGACTGGCTTTATGGGATTAAACTATCTTATAGCCTGCCTGATTTGGGATGTGAGAGGTGTGCCAAGTCGGGGGGGACTTGTGGGTTTGATGTTGAGACGGAAGGGTTCGTCTGCATTTGCTCTACCACCACCAATGCTACAAGAGACTGTG GTGGAGTAAGTGCTATAAACGGAGGAAAGAGTTATGGAGCACCTTCATTGTTGGGAGTATTTGTTTTGCTTCTCAGAGCAATTTCGAATGTATAA
- the LOC105157046 gene encoding inositol transporter 4-like has protein sequence MLEDNLENTLHHEVGLISWNRRPPLRLRHWCYSGALLYIREDFESVDKKTWLQETIVSMAVAGAIIGAGVGGWMNDRFGRKISILVADFLFFVGAIIMALSPAPWMIILGRVFVGLGVGMASMTAPLYISESSPHRIRGALVSTNGLLITGGQFLSYLVNLAFTHVKGNWRWMLGVAGVPALVQFVLMLSLPESPRWLFRNGKEDEARSIIEKIYTSEEVEDELQALRISIEQDKANESSLGDGGMFGQLKNAWRNDVVRRGLYAGITVQVAQQFVGINTGMYYSPTIIQFAGFASNKTAMALSLITSGLNAIGSIVSICFVDRYGRRRLMIISMMGIISCLVVLSFVFYRASVTAPDISRTESAFFGANSTCPAYTKANDATSWGCTRCLEKDTGCAFCSAGTSLYHAGACLASNDVVKGACQAAKRTWYTEGCPSKMGFLAVVFLGLYIIIYSPGMGTVPWIVNSEIYPLKYRGFGGGVAAVANWTSNLIVSQTYLTLTEHLGSSGTFLLFAAFSLTGLVFIFFFVPETKGLQFEEVEKMLQKGYSPFKKRPGKGKNLKEGHEV, from the exons ATGCTGGAGGACAACTTGGAGAACACCTTACATCATGAGGTTGGCCTTATCAGCTGGAATCGGAGGCCTCCTCTTCGGCTACGACACTG GTGTTATTCTGGTGCCCTCCTCTACATTAGGGAGGATTTTGAATCTGTTGATAAGAAAACATGGCTACAG GAAACCATTGTGAGCATGGCTGTCGCAGGTGCCATTATCGGTGCTGGAGTAGGTGGATGGATGAACGATAGGTTTGGACGGAAAATATCAATATTGGTAGctgattttctcttcttcgTGGGGGCAATTATCATGGCTCTTTCTCCGGCACCGTGGATGATAATTCTTGGTAGAGTTTTTGTGGGATTAGGAGTTGGGATGGCATCCATGACTGCTCCTCTTTACATTTCAGAATCTTCACCTCATAGAATCAGAGGTGCACTTGTAAGCACAAATGGTCTTCTAATCACGGGAGGCCAATTCCTTTCATATCTTGTCAATCTAGCATTCACCCAT GTCAAGGGGAACTGGCGTTGGATGCTTGGTGTTGCTGGTGTTCCTGCGCTGGTACAATTTGTGCTGATGTTGTCACTCCCCGAGTCCCCGAGATGGCTTTTTCGTAAT GGGAAAGAGGACGAGGCGAGGTCTATAATAGAGAAAATATACACCTCTGAAGAAGTTGAGGACGAGCTACAAGCTCTGCGCATCTCAATTGAGCAAGACAAAGCCAATGAAAGTTCTCTAGGGGATGGGGGCATGTTTGGCCAACTTAAGAATGCTTGGAGGAATGATGTTGTCCGAAGAGGACTATATGCTGGGATTACAGTTCAGGTGGCCCAACAATTTGTTGGCATAAACACCGGCATGTACTATAGCCCAACAATAATCCAATTTGCAGGATTTGCATCAAACAAAACAGCAATGGCACTCTCTCTCATCACTTCTGGCCTAAATGCAATCGGCTCCATAGTCAGCATTTGCTTTGTGGATCGTTACGGGAGGAGGAGACTTATGATCATCTCCATGATGGGAATAATTTCCTGCCTTGTGGTGCtatcttttgtattttatcgAGCTTCTGTCACTGCACCAGATATCAGTCGGACAGAGAGTGCATTTTTCGGTGCCAATTCAACTTGCCCGGCGTACACCAAAGCTAATGATGCCACTTCTTGGGGTTGCACGCGATGTTTGGAGAAGGACACTGGTTGTGCTTTCTGCTCAGCTGGAACCAGCCTA TATCATGCCGGTGCATGTCTGGCTTCAAACGATGTGGTGAAAGGTGCTTGTCAAGCAGCGAAACGAACATGGTACACAGAAGGGTGCCCGAGTAAGATGGGATTCTTAGCTGTTGTATTCCTAGGATTGTACATTATAATCTACTCGCCTGGTATGGGGACGGTGCCATGGATCGTGAACTCAGAGATATATCCACTCAAGTACAGAGGTTTTGGTGGTGGGGTGGCTGCAGTTGCCAATTGGACTTCTAATCTGATTGTTAGCCAAACGTATTTAACGCTGACTGAACATTTGGGATCTTCTGGAACCTTTCTATTGTTCGCAGCATTTTCATTGACGGGACTtgtcttcattttcttctttgtacCAGAGACCAAAGGTCTGCAGTTTGAGGAGGTGGAGAAGATGTTGCAGAAAGGATACTCTCCGTTTAAGAAGAGGCCGGGAAAGggtaaaaatttgaaagaggGTCACGAAGTTTAA